The genomic interval CATGACCTCTATCACTGCACATTCTGTCATTATGCATTactgccattttgtttttatgttttgcagTTTATTCACTGGTTCCCACTTTCCTTTCAGATATAGAGCGGAAATGCCTGGAAACGAAGTCAGGCGACGACGGATGTAAACGTAACGCTACACACTGGGAGTGCCTGTGCTCCGATGAATCCGGATGTAACGGCCGGAACTCTTTGGTACCTGAGGGGGCAGCCTATTCTGTGGCAGCTAGTGCATCCGTAGTGATGCTATCGGCATTTATGGCAATTCAACATTTTGTAATGCAATTACTACTCACAATCTTAGTCACAAACttaacatatatttgatatgtagtTAGCTCCCTTAATAAGAAGCGATAACGTACTCAAAAAGATGAAATTAAGCTACAGCTGcgtattatatttaaatatgttttgcttttttattttgaaaaaaaaatcctgcaATATCTTAATAAATTTCTATTACTTTTACG from Mya arenaria isolate MELC-2E11 chromosome 7, ASM2691426v1 carries:
- the LOC128241869 gene encoding uncharacterized protein LOC128241869 codes for the protein MFYSAKMKSLLFACVSFAFLASVIFAGGTQNSLRCFTCVGFYQRSCEDPFDNITYNLYPSCAQCSKASVEMEGKMYIERKCLETKSGDDGCKRNATHWECLCSDESGCNGRNSLVPEGAAYSVAASASVVMLSAFMAIQHFVMQLLLTILVTNLTYI